Within the Prevotella scopos JCM 17725 genome, the region GCACGTGCCACATTTACCAATACCTGTGCAGTCAGTGCAGGGTTGTTGATAGACATATCGAAAGAGAAGTGCTGGTTGTGGGTCTTACCACTCACACCCTTACGAGTCATGTGAACGCCATGACCAACATCGTTCAAAGCAGCAACGCTTGGTACTGCAAAGACGTGTAACTCATCGTGTGCAAAGTAGTCGTCAGCCTTGAGTTCCTTTGTTACGTCCTCAAGCTTAGCACCATCCTCTAACTCAACATAAACCATACGGCGATGGATGCCCTCACCGAGAGGAATAGTCATTGACAAAGCTTCCTTAACGCCCTTCTTGCTACGAGCCACTACAGAGTGACCCATTGAACGACCTGGACCAAAGTTGGTATAAGAAAGACCTTCTGGTGCAAGGCTCTCTAACAAAACACGTACGATAGAGTCTGATCCTGGGTCCCAACCCGCAGAGATAACACTAACGGTATTTGTGCGCTTGTTGTTCTCCATCTGCTTAGTACGATAGTCAAGGATAGAACCGTGAATATCAAAAGAATCTACAGTATTGATACCCAATGCAGAAATCTTCTCTGCATATTCTGGGCAACTACGTGTTGGAGTTGCAAGAATCGCTACATCAACATCCTTCAACTTTGTTATATCATCAACAACCTCGTATGGGGACAGTTCCAATGGTTTATCCTTGTCACCCTGACGGCGAACGATACCTGCAATCTCAAAATCCTTTGCTGCTTCAAGTGCCTGAACACTGTAAATGCCAATGTTACCATAGCCCACAACGGCTGCTCTAATCTTTTTCATATTTATTTACAATTAAAAGTTTAGTTCTCATTACCTCCTACAAAAGTAACGTTTTCTTTGCAGAAAGTGTCTATTTTAGGGAGAAATTTAACACTATTATATATTAGAAAATTAAAAACCAGCAAACGACACAACACAAAAACCAACTGCCCGCCAACCGGTTAGTTGCTACGTTGTGTTGCTCTGTTCTTTTCTTTATTCCATACAATAATCTGCGCATTAGCTCGTTATTTATTTTGTATATACAAAACACCTTGCAAAACAAGGATAATTTTTTATTAGATTATGATTGAATATATTAGGGGCGAACTCGCTGACCTAACACCTGCATTGGCTGTTGTCGAAGCACACGGTGTTGGCTATGCACTGAATATTTCGCTTAACACTTATAGTGCTATACAGGGTAAAGCGCAAGTGAAACTCTATGTGCACGAGGCTATTATGACAGGTGGACGCGACGATAACTATACGCTCTATGGCTTTGCGAATAAGCAGGAACGTTCACTTTATCGCCTGCTGATTACCGTTTCTGGCGTTGGTGCTAATACCGCACGTATGATTCTGTCATCGCTGACACCAGCCGAACTCTGCAATGTCATTGCCAATGGTGATGAGAAGATGCTTAAGACCGTCAAAGGAATTGGTCTGCGCACTGCTCAGCGTATCATCGTTGATTTGAAAGACAAGATTATGCAGAGTGGTATTGCTGATGAACTACATGTTAGCAGCCAGCCTAACACACCAGCTGTCAACACCGCTATCAAGGACGAAGCTGTCAGCGCATTGACAATGTTGGGCTTCTCACCAGTTCCTTCAGCAAAGGTTGTAGTGAGTATTCTCGCTGAACAGCCTGACCTGCCAGTGGAGCAGGTGGTGAAGATGGCGTTGAAGATGATTAAATAAAAAACAAAACAACTGCGCCACACAACTGCGCCACACAACTGCGCCACACAACTGCGCCACAACTAGCCCCTCCCCATCCCCTCCCCCAAAGGGAGGGGCGTGATTACCGCCTACAACTACACTTTGCTGTATGTTTGGGTTTATCATCGGTTCAAACTATCCACTGATACCTATACAAGTCAACCCCAAAAGGGATTGAAAAGGTGCCAAACCCACTTATCTTCTTGAAAAGAAAGTATTACATATCTATCCTTATCATCACACTTCTTGGCAGTATCGGACTGTTGAGTTGGGGACGCTCAGCACTTAGTTTTGCACCGATTGCAAAACTCGTTTATAGGGTGGCACCACCTGATACGGTGAAGAAAGCGAAGCCTATAGAAGTGGAGATTGACGAGGAAACTATTCCTGACTCTTTGCTACACCCACGTTGGAAGGTGCAGCGCACAACACCTGTCACCTACGATGACCTCAGGGAGAACTCTACCG harbors:
- a CDS encoding diaminopimelate dehydrogenase codes for the protein MKKIRAAVVGYGNIGIYSVQALEAAKDFEIAGIVRRQGDKDKPLELSPYEVVDDITKLKDVDVAILATPTRSCPEYAEKISALGINTVDSFDIHGSILDYRTKQMENNKRTNTVSVISAGWDPGSDSIVRVLLESLAPEGLSYTNFGPGRSMGHSVVARSKKGVKEALSMTIPLGEGIHRRMVYVELEDGAKLEDVTKELKADDYFAHDELHVFAVPSVAALNDVGHGVHMTRKGVSGKTHNQHFSFDMSINNPALTAQVLVNVARASLRLAPGCYTMPEIPVIDMLPGSREDIIKTLV
- the ruvA gene encoding Holliday junction branch migration protein RuvA — protein: MIEYIRGELADLTPALAVVEAHGVGYALNISLNTYSAIQGKAQVKLYVHEAIMTGGRDDNYTLYGFANKQERSLYRLLITVSGVGANTARMILSSLTPAELCNVIANGDEKMLKTVKGIGLRTAQRIIVDLKDKIMQSGIADELHVSSQPNTPAVNTAIKDEAVSALTMLGFSPVPSAKVVVSILAEQPDLPVEQVVKMALKMIK